In Erigeron canadensis isolate Cc75 chromosome 1, C_canadensis_v1, whole genome shotgun sequence, a single window of DNA contains:
- the LOC122589842 gene encoding G-type lectin S-receptor-like serine/threonine-protein kinase At4g27290, with translation MEIQFIILLFSCALLVHLSDSKAVDNIYANQAIKDDGNTLISPGGMFELGFFSPGKSKNRYVGIWYKNISVCTPVWVANRETPVANKTGIFMLTHEGNLVILPDGGNTKIWSSNSTSLTMINPIARILDTGNLVLWDYDSTNNQNLIWQSFDNTGDTFLPGMKFGKDLRTGLERRMTSWKSPDDPSQGEYVHWVDTNGYPQLFGSKGNVLQSRIGPWNGLGFSGLPSDTPNPIYAMEFVVNEEEIYHTYELKSSVIQRIHLTWDGKILQMHWIERLQDWVVYVDIGVDSYNSYAVCGPFGSHNINRRPLCSCLKGFEPKLPNEWKASDWSSGCQRKRPLDCSSGDGFRKISGVKLPDTRHSWYNVSMTLGECEMACRRNCSCTAYANLDIRGSGCLLWFDELMDIREYDVNHNLYIRMAASELAGNSYNTKKGVLLITSAGVLLLFAVVAYACKKKGPYMKGRGIWDARNKKNNSVQIEDTDDLPFFSLYEIAKATENFSINNKIGEGGFGLVYKGVLVDGREVAVKRLSESSKQGLDEFKNEIMCIAKLQHRNLVKILGYCIHGNEMILVYEYMANKSLDSFLFDETRSSMLDWPCRFQIIHGMARAILYLHQDSCLQIIHRDLKAGNVLLDADMNPKISDFGLARKFVGSDTLTKTKNVVGTYGYISPEYAVHGKFSTKSDVFSFGVLVLEIVSGKKNTGFSHEDHSDNLLGHAWRLYKENRSIELMSASLRDSCIISEVLRSIHVGLLCVQHHPEDRPTMMSVILMLISEGMLPKPKQPAFFTGESRGEVQSVSSADEYMITQLIAR, from the exons ATGGAGATACAATTCATAATATTACTCTTCTCATGTGCTCTACTTGTTCACCTATCAGATTCTAAAGCAGTAGACAACATTTATGCAAATCAGGCTATCAAAGATGATGGCAACACACTTATTTCACCTGGCGGGATGTTCGAGTTAGGATTTTTTAGTCCTGGAAAATCCAAGAATCGGTACGTGGGGATATGGTACAAGAATATATCAGTGTGTACTCCCGTGTGGGTTGCAAACAGGGAGACGCCGGTTGCCAATAAAACGGGCATCTTCATGCTCACTCATGAAGGAAATCTAGTTATATTGCCAGATGGTGGAAATACTAAAATCTGGTCATCCAATTCGACGTCTTTGACTATGATCAATCCAATTGCACGGATTCTTGACACCGGAAATCTTGTTCTTTGGGATTATGATAGTACCAATAATCAAAACCTGATTTGGCAGAGTTTTGATAATACTGGTGACACATTTCTACCAGGAATGAAATTTGGAAAGGATTTAAGAACAGGCTTAGAGAGGCGTATGACATCTTGGAAGAGTCCTGATGATCCTTCCCAGGGTGAATATGTACATTGGGTAGACACAAATGGATATCCACAATTGTTTGGGAGCAAAGGTAATGTTTTGCAATCAAGAATTGGACCATGGAATGGTCTTGGATTTAGCGGGCTTCCTAGTGACACGCCAAATCCAATTTACGCAATGGAGTTTGTTGTTAATGAGGAAGAAATATATCATACATATGAACTCAAATCTTCAGTTATTCAACGCATACATTTGACATGGGACGGAAAGATATTGCAAATGCATTGGATAGAACGATTACAAGACTGGGTTGTATATGTAGATATTGGAGTAGACAGTTATAATAGTTATGCAGTATGCGGGCCTTTTGGAAGCCATAACATCAATAGGCGTCCCCTTTGCAGTTGTTTGAAAGGTTTTGAACCAAAACTTCCAAATGAATGGAAAGCATCAGATTGGTCAAGCGGATGTCAACGAAAAAGGCCTTTAGATTGCTCAAGTGGAGATGGCTTCCGGAAAATATCAGGAGTGAAACTTCCAGACACACGACATTCATGGTACAATGTGAGCATGACCTTAGGTGAATGCGAGATGGCTTGCAGAAGGAATTGCAGTTGTACAGCTTATGCAAACTTAGACATTAGGGGAAGTGGGTGTTTGTTGTGGTTTGATGAGCTTATGGATATCAGAGAATATGATGTAAACCACAATCTTTACATAAGAATGGCTGCCTCTGAATTAGCAG GAAATAGCTACAACACGAAGAAAGGAGTGCTCTTAATTACCTCAGCTGGGGTATTACTGTTGTTCGCAGTCGTCGCTTATGCTTGTAAGAAGAAAGGACCTTATATGAAAGGAAGAG GAATCTGGGATGCTcgtaataaaaagaataacagtGTTCAGATAGAAGATACTGATGACCTGCCCTTTTTCAGCCTGTATGAAATAGCCAAGGCTACTGAAAACTTCAGTATCAATAACAAAATTGGAGAAGGTGGCTTTGGTCTTGTTTACAAG GGTGTGTTGGTAGACGGGCGAGAGGTAGCTGTGAAAAGGCTCTCCGAATCATCCAAGCAAGGACTTGATGAATTCAAGAATGAGATCATGTGTATTGCCAAACTTCAGCACCGAAACCTTGTAAAGATTCTCGGATATTGCATTCAcggaaatgaaatgattttggtttatgAATACATGGCTAACAAAAGCTTGGACTCATTTCTATTTG ATGAAACCAGAAGTTCAATGCTTGACTGGCCTTGCCGTTTTCAGATTATCCATGGGATGGCTCGAGCTATTCTATATCTACATCAAGATTCCTGCCTCCAAATCATCCATAGAGATCTCAAGGCAGGCAATGTTCTGTTGGATGCTGACATGAACCCAAAAATCTCAGACTTTGGCCTTGCCAGAAAGTTTGTCGGATCTGATACTCTCACCAAAACAAAGAACGTGGTGGGAACATA TGGTTACATTTCTCCAGAGTACGCAGTACACGGGAAGTTTTCCACAAAGTCAGATGTATTTAGctttggtgttttggtgttgGAGATAGTGAGCGGTAAAAAAAACACAGGATTTTCTCATGAAGATCACAGTGACAACCTTCTTGGACAT GCATGGAGACTCTACAAAGAGAATAGATCAATTGAACTCATGAGTGCGTCTTTACGTGACTCATGCATCATATCTGAAGTGCTGCGATCAATACATGTTGGGCTATTATGTGTGCAACATCATCCAGAAGATAGACCAACTATGATGTCAGTGATCCTGATGCTGATCAGCGAGGGCATGTTGCCTAAACCTAAACAACCTGCCTTTTTCACAGGAGAAAGTCGTGGGGAAGTTCAGTCTGTATCATCAGCTGATGAATACATGATAACGCAATTGATTGCTCGGTAA
- the LOC122599524 gene encoding G-type lectin S-receptor-like serine/threonine-protein kinase At4g27290, translating into MNMLLLIATVTFFFLSRGTPSALDTIFLNQNITDGETKVSRHEKFELGFFSPGSSKNRYLGIWFKNTSPRTPVWVANRKFPLVNALGMVKLDSHGILSLVNDGGTVIWSSDASASSTNVSPKARLMDTGNLVIEVKNSVIWQSFDYPGDTYIPGMKLGKDLVTGREMYLTSWKSSDDPALGEYTIRLLMVKDKYPQIYIRKGSVIETRIGPYDGIEFAGHPNSRHDSNHMYNTGMVFNEKEIYYTRSSNSSTFLLSRSVMSLSGK; encoded by the coding sequence ATGAATATGTTACTCCTAATTGCTACtgttacctttttctttctaaGCCGAGGAACTCCAAGTGCACTAGATACCATCTTTCTGAATCAAAACATTACAGATGGTGAGACAAAAGTTTCACGGCATGAAAAGTTTGAGCTCGGTTTCTTCAGCCCAGGCAGTTCGAAAAATCGATACCTTGGGATATGGTTTAAGAACACATCACCTCGTACGCCTGTATGGGTTGCTAACAGGAAATTCCCACTTGTTAATGCCTTGGGTATGGTCAAATTGGATAGCCACGGAATCCTCTCTCTCGTTAATGACGGTGGCACAGTCATTTGGTCATCCGATGCCTCAGCATCCAGCACAAATGTCAGTCCGAAAGCAAGACTAATGGATACTGGCAATCTGGTTATTGAAGTTAAAAATAGTGTCATTTGGCAAAGTTTTGATTACCCTGGAGATACGTATATACCAGGAATGAAATTAGGCAAGGACCTCGTGACAGGACGAGAGATGTACTTGACATCATGGAAAAGTTCGGATGATCCTGCCCTAGGTGAGTATACAATCAGGCTGTTAATGGTCAAGGATAAATATCCACAAATATATATCCGTAAAGGTTCTGTTATTGAAACAAGGATCGGGCCTTATGATGGCATAGAGTTTGCTGGCCATCCAAATTCTAGACATGACTCTAATCATATGTACAACACCGGGATGGTGTTCAATGAAAAGGAGATTTATTACACACGTAGTTCTAATAGCTCCACATTCTTATTATCAAGGTCGGTAATGAGTCTTAGTGGCAAATAA
- the LOC122599497 gene encoding G-type lectin S-receptor-like serine/threonine-protein kinase SD1-1, translated as MRNREWMQDLTIPMDYCDNYGVCGPYGSCSTATLPNCECLTGFEPKNPGELNQYSGGCRRVKALDCGLEEGFLKFSSMKLPDTENALFHSSMSLWECELACKGNCSCTAYANPNITTNGVGCLLWFGDLIDIREYPLNGQDLYVRLAASELLGFVASKRLNKKNRVLIVVISTSSAAALLFAVVYACKKKKKMPHMKVKETWYGLDKKNTSVQVEDVKELPFFSLHEILKATDDFSISNKIGEGGFGPVYKGILEDGREVAVKRLSETSQQGLDEFKNEVMYVAKLQHRNLVKLYGYCIRGNEMILIYEYMANKSLDTFLFDESKTSMLDWPCRFQIIHGMARAILYLHQDSRLQIIHRDLKAGNILLDADMSPKISDFGLARKFVGSDTFTKTKKVVGTYGYISPEYAVHGKFSIKSDVFSFGVLVLEIVSGKKNRGFSHQDHSDNLLGHAWRLYKENKSIELMSACLRDSFILSEVLRSIHVGLLCVQHHPEDRPTMLSVILMLISEGVLPEPKQPAFFTGESHREAPSVLSVDEYMITQVYAR; from the exons ATGCGCAACAGAGAATGGATGCAGGATTTGACCATACCCATGGATTATTGTGACAACTATGGAGTATGTGGACCGTATGGAAGTTGTAGTACGGCTACTTTACCTAATTGTGAGTGCTTGACGGGATTTGAACCAAAAAACCCGGGTGAACTGAATCAATATAGTGGTGGATGTAGACGGGTTAAAGCCTTGGATTGTGGtcttgaagagggatttctaaAATTTTCAAGTATGAAATTGCCAGACACGGAAAATGCTTTGTTCCATAGTAGCATGAGTCTCTGGGAATGTGAGTTAGCTTGCAAGGGTAACTGCTCTTGTACTGCCTATGCAAATCcaaatatcactacaaatgGAGTTGGATGTTTGCTATGGTTTGGTGATTTGATTGACATCCGAGAGTACCCACTCAACGGGCAAGATCTTTATGTTAGACTGGCAGCCTCTGAATTATTAG GATTTGTGGCCTCCAAAAGattgaataaaaagaatagagTACTCATTGTGGTCATATCAACTTCATCAGCTGCGGCACTTCTGTTTGCAGTGGTGTATGcgtgtaaaaagaaaaagaaaatgccTCACATGAAAGTCAAAG AAACCTGGTATGGCCTTGATAAAAAGAACACTAGTGTTCAAGTGGAAGATGTGAAGGAGCTGCCTTTCTTTAGCTTACATGAAATATTGAAGGCTACTGATGATTTCAGCATCAGCAATAAGATAGGAGAAGGTGGCTTTGGCCCTGTTTATAAG GGTATTTTAGAGGATGGAAGAGAAGTAGCTGTGAAACGACTATCAGAAACTTCCCAACAAGGACTTGATGAGTTCAAAAATGAAGTCATGTATGTTGCCAAACTTCAGCACCGGAATCTTGTGAAGCTTTATGGATACTGCATTCgaggaaatgaaatgattttaatTTATGAGTACATGGCTAACAAAAGCTTGGACACCTTTTTATTCG ATGAAAGTAAAACTTCAATGCTTGATTGGCCTTGCCGTTTTCAAATTATCCATGGGATGGCTCGAGCTATTCTGTATCTACATCAAGATTCCCGCCTCCAAATCATCCATAGAGATCTCAAGGCAGGCAATATTCTGTTGGATGCTGACATGAGCCCAAAAATCTCTGATTTTGGCCTTGCTAGAAAGTTTGTGGGATCTGATACTTTCACCAAGACAAAGAAAGTGGTGGGAACATA TGGTTACATTTCCCCGGAATATGCAGTACACGGGAAATTCTCCATAAAGTCAGATGTATTTAGctttggtgttttggtgttgGAGATAGTAAGTGGTAAAAAGAACAGAGGATTTTCTCATCAAGATCACAGTGACAACCTTCTTGGGCAT GCATGGAGACTCTACAAAGAAAACAAGTCTATTGAACTCATGAGTGCGTGTTTACGTGACTCCTTCATCCTCTCTGAAGTACTACGATCCATCCATGTTGGCTTATTATGTGTGCAACATCATCCAGAAGATAGGCCAACTATGTTATCGGTCATCCTAATGCTTATTAGTGAGGGTGTGTTGCCTGAACCTAAACAACCTGCGTTTTTCACTGGAGAGAGTCACCGTGAAGCTCCGTCCGTGTTATCAGTTGATGAATACATGATAACGCAAGTGTATGCTCGATAG